A single Cottoperca gobio chromosome 7, fCotGob3.1, whole genome shotgun sequence DNA region contains:
- the mafba gene encoding transcription factor MafB yields the protein MSAEMSMGPELPSSPLALEYVNDFDLMKFDVKKEGLAGLDRNGVRQCIRLQPQGSVSSTPISTPCSSVPSSPSFSPTEQKSHLEELYWMPNSGYHQQIDPQTLSLTPEDAVEALIGATAHGHPPPLHVQQQLQQQGSFEGYRGPHHHHSQHGQQHHHPYAGGIPHHGDELSGHPGGHSHPHSQHHHHHSQDPDSPSPVSPESHQSLHHRHHHHHHGHLSQSGGHHSSGLNVEDRFSDDQLVSMSVRELNRHLRGFTKDEVIRLKQKRRTLKNRGYAQSCRYKRVQQKHVLENEKTQLINQVEQLKTEIGRLARERDAYKLKCEKLTGSGANNGFREAGSTSDNPSSPEFFM from the coding sequence ATGAGTGCAGAGATGAGCATGGGCCCGGAGCTACCCAGCAGCCCTCTGGCTCTGGAATATGTCAAtgattttgacctgatgaagTTTGACGTGAAGAAGGAAGGCCTGGCCGGGCTGGATCGGAACGGGGTGCGCCAGTGTATCCGTCTCCAACCCCAAGGCTCTGTGTCGTCCACCCCCATCAGTACACCCTGCAGCTCGGTGCCCTCCTCACCCAGCTTCAGCCCCACAGAGCAGAAAAGCCACCTAGAGGAGCTGTACTGGATGCCGAACAGCGGGTACCACCAGCAGATAGACCCCCAGACACTCAGCCTGACCCCAGAGGACGCAGTGGAGGCCCTGATTGGAGCCACAGCTCATGGCCACCCTCCGCCTCTGCATGTCCAACAGCAACTGCAGCAGCAAGGCTCTTTCGAGGGCTACAGGGGCCCGCATCACCATCACAGTCAACACGGCCAGCAGCACCATCACCCATATGCGGGGGGCATCCCGCACCACGGCGATGAACTGTCCGGGCACCCGGGCGGACACAGCCACCCACACAGCCAGCATCACCATCACCACAGCCAAGACCCCGACAGCCCGTCCCCGGTCTCCCCAGAGTCCCACCAGTCGCTCCATCACcgccaccatcatcaccaccacggCCACCTGAGCCAGTCGGGGGGGCACCACAGCTCCGGGCTCAACGTGGAGGACCGCTTCTCCGACGATCAGCTGGTGTCCATGTCGGTGAGGGAGCTCAACAGACACCTACGGGGCTTCACCAAGGACGAGGTCATCCGCCTCAAGCAGAAGCGGAGGACCCTGAAGAACCGGGGCTACGCTCAGTCCTGCCGATACAAGCGGGTGCAGCAGAAGCATGTGCTGGAGAACGAGAAGACGCAGCTGATTAACCAGGTGGAGCAGCTGAAGACAGAGATCGGCCGGCTGGCGAGGGAGAGGGACGCCTACAAACTCAAGTGTGAGAAACTGACGGGGTCAGGGGCCAATAACGGGTTCCGCGAGGCTGGCTCAACCAGTGACAACCCTTCATCACCAGAGTTTTTCATGTGA